The genomic stretch ACACCCTCGCCTACGCGAAATTTTTCGCCGTCGTGTTCGTCGTGGCCTGGGTGCTCGTCAGTCGGCGTTGGACAGCGCTGCTACCGTGGTTTGCTCTGGCAACCTTCGCGCTCTCGGTGCCGCTCACGGCCACGAGCGGCGGCATCACACTGATCGCGTTCGCGCTGACGCTCACGCTGTGTCGTCGCAGCGCGCCGTCTGGTTTGGCGGAAGAGGCCCAGCTTCCTTCGGTCCGTGTCACCCTCGCGTCGGTGCTCGTCAACGTCAGCGGGCTCGCCTGGTTGTCGTTTCACCACACCGGACGCGACCCGCTGACGCTGGCCTTGACCAGCATTGGTTTACCCATTCCACGTAGCCTGCCGATCATCGCCGCCGGCTGCGTGCTCGCGCCTGTCGGCCTGTACCTGCTCGTGCGCGCCAAGAAGGTGCGCCTGTTGTTCATCCTGGGCGCGAGCTACGTGTTCTACGCCCACTGGGACTGGCGTTTCCTGCCGCTCATCTGGGGTTCGTCGACCCTCGATTGGTTGCTCGGCCACGCCATCGCCCGCGCCGGCAGCGATCGCTCCCGCAAGCTGTGGCTCGCTGGCACGGTGATCCTGAACCTGGGTGTGCTCGGGATCTTCAAGTACTTCAACTTCGGCATCGATACCGCAACCGTCGTTCTGGGCAAGGTAGGGGTTCACGTGCCCGAGGTCGCGCTGCGAGTCGCGCTGCCCATCGGCGTCAGCTTCTTCACCTTCGAGTCGATGAGCTACGTGATCGACGTCTACCGGCGCCAGATCGAGCCTCACCGGAGCTACGTCGAGTACCTGGCCTTCGTGGCCTTCTTCCCGCACCTCGTCGCCGGTCCCATCGTTCGCCCGCGCGATCTCTTGCCGCAGCTCGCCGGCAAGGCGCGCTGGAATTCGGCGGAGGGCAGCGAGGGGCTGTTCCTGATCGCGGCGGGTCTGTCGAAGAAGATCATCATCGGGGACTACCTCGCGTTGAACCTCGTAGACCGGGTGTTCGACGCCCCGACGCAGTACTCCGCTCTCGAGTGCTACTCGGCGGTGCTGGGTTACGCGGTGCAGATCTACTGCGACTTCTCCGGCTACACCGACATCGCCATCGGCTCGGCGTTGTTGCTCGGTGTGCGGTTCCCGCTCAACTTCGACTCACCCTACAAGGCGCCCAACATCCAGGACTTCTGGCGTCGCTGGCACATCTCACTGTCGACCTGGCTGCGCGACTACCTCTACGTGCCGCTCGGCGGCAACCGCAAAGGCGAGGCGCGCACCTACGTGAACCTGATGCTGACCATGTTGCTCGGCGGCCTGTGGCACGGCGCCAACTGGACCTTCGTGGTCTGGGGTGGCCTGCACGGCGCCGCCCTGGCGGTGACCCGGGCGTACACCGCCTGGCGAGCTCGCTTGGGTGTGAGAAAACGTAGCTCGCCGTGGGTCCACGCGCTGAGTGTGCTCGGCACGTTCCACCTGGTGTGTGTCGCGTGGATCTTCTTCCGCGCCGAGACCTTCGCCAAGGCCTCGATCATCTTCGCTCAGCTCGGCACACTCACGACGTACCACCCGAACCTGCCCGCACCGGTGCTCGGCCTCCTGGCTCTGGGCCTGCTCTCTCACTGGGCACCCGAGCGCTGGTACCTGGGGGCGCAGCGTGTTTTTGCACAAATGCCGGCGCCAGCCCAGGGAATGGCGTTGTTCTGCGTTGGCCTCGCGCTGCGTGCCATGGCCACCGCAGACGCGGTACCCTTCGTCTACTTCCAGTTTTGAGCCATGTCCGACGACGAGAAACCAGAGACCGACGGCGACGACGACGGCGAGCTGCCGGCTGACGACGCGCAAGAGAACACCGACGCGGAGCCGGCCGCAGAAGCGGGCGAGCGTGACGACGACGCGCGCGCAGCGGGCGACGACGACGAGGAGCCCGCCCCCGCCAAGAAGAAAAAGAAGAAGAAGCGCAAGCGGACCCGTGCGGGAGCAGGCGACGAGAACGCGGACGACCCCGTGCCGGCCAGCGCCACCTCGGGGTCCGAGCGCACGGACGTGCCTGGCGCGCTCGACGCCGAGGGTCGTGAGCGCCCGCGCTTCTTGCTCTCGTTCCCGAGTGATCCCGAGCTCGACAAGCTGGTCGCTGCCTTCGAACGCGGGGACTTCGCCGCGGTTCGGCAGGGCGCTCCCGAGCTGGCCAACCGTGCACAAAACCCGGAAGTGCGCGACGCCGCCCTCGAGCTCCGTCAGCGCCTCGAACCCGACCCACTGATCAAGTACCTGCTCCTGGCCTCGATGATGCTGTTATTGGTCCTGGTGCTGCATGCGTACACGCACAAACCTTGAGCTCGCCACCGTGCTGCTCTTCACGGCCTGCGGGGGCGCGCCGGCTGCGCAGAACAACAGCAAGCTCGGACCCACCAAGCCCGTCATCACGGACGTCGAGCGATTCATGCCGCTGACGGCCGACACCGTGTACGCGTTCGAGACTTCCATCGAGAACACGGGCGAAAAGGGCGTGCTCATGATGCACGTCGACCGCCCGCGCCCCAATCAAGCCGTGCTCACCGTGGGCGGTCGCGCGCAGCGCCTGGAGATCGCGCCGCAGGGCATCCGCCTGGAGAACGGCGGTTGGTTGTTGAAGGCGCCGCTCGAGGTTGCCTCGCAGTTCAAGGGTCAGTTCGGGCAGGTCGTCGTCCGCAGCATCGACGCGACGATCGAGACGCCGGCTGGCCGTTTCACCGGCTGCGTCGAGACCATCGAGGACAGCCAGGTGGTGAAGAAACGCGTCATCACCACGTTCTGCCCGGACATTGGCATCGTGTCACTCGACGCCGAGGGCAGCATCGGTGACGACTTCGGCCGCGAACGTGCGGTCCTCCGCTCGTACGGCCCCCGGGTGGACATCAACGAAGTTCCGCCCGAAAAGAAGTGACGCGGGGGCGCAGAGGAAGAGACGCCGCCGCACCCGCCATGCTCCAGCGTCAGGCGCGCGCGGCTGCGGCCGAGACCCGGCTCCGATCAGCGCGCTGCGCCTCCGCGTGGCTCACGTCACCGTAGACCAGACCGCCATGCAAGATGGTGGGGCTGAGTCCCGGAGCGAGCGGGCTCGGGGTCACCTCGCTGGACGGGAACATCTGCACGAAACCGGGTGCGCGGTTCACGCGGTCCACGAGGGTCTTTTCCAGCGTCATCGACGTGTACTGCGTTGCGCCCAGCTCCGGTGTGTTGGCGTTCAAGATCACGTCCAGGTCCTGCAGGCGGGCGGTCCGGGAGAGTCCCTTGATGCGGCTGTCGTGGGGCGACCAGTTGTCGGCGCAGGTCCCGTTTTCGCTGCAACCCCAGACACCGTCGGCGGTGTTGAAGAACAGCGTCTGGTTGCCGCTCGTGTGCCCGGGAGTGCGCAGCAAGAGCACCCCGTCACCGAGCTGGAAGTCGCCATCGGTCAGCGCGACCTTGTCCGTGCGCACGCCGAGCTTGCCGTCGGCGACGAACCACGCCTGCTGCATCGGGTGCAAGTCGTCCCAGTCGTCCCACTCCGCGCGCGGGGCAAGCAGCTTGGCGTTGGGGAAGCGCGCGGTGTGACGCGAGTCCGTGGTCCCGAGCAGCCCGCGAAGATCTTGGGTGTGAAAGTGATCGAACGCCAGGTAGTCCACGGACTCGGGCGTGACCCCCAAAGCCGACAGCTGGTGCTCCAGCGAGTCGAAGCGTTTGGCCAGCAGGTTGAACGCGATGTAGTCGCCGACCTGGCGGATCGTCCGCTCGAAGAACGGCGTCTTGCGCGCCGCCACGTCATCCGTTGGATTGAACAGCAACGTCTTCAGCTCACCGCGTCGCAGGAACTGCACCAGCAAACAGCGGTGTGTCATGATCACGTAGGGCGCGGGTGAGAGCGGTGCGCTCCAGAACGCGTACTTCGTCGGATAACCCAGGGTGGTGATGGGCAGCGAGCGCACGCTAACGATGCGCGGGCCGCGGACGATTCGCTCGCGCAAACCCTCGGCAGCCTTGCGCACGGCGCGCAGCTTGGGCCCGTGGCCGGACACCAGCCAGGCTTCATCGAGATCGGTGATCGGTGCGAGCTCGTCGACGCGCGCGAATCCATCGCGCACCACACTGTGGTTCTGAATCATTGT from Myxococcales bacterium encodes the following:
- a CDS encoding MBOAT family protein, with amino-acid sequence MPRSLPIIAAGCVLAPVGLYLLVRAKKVRLLFILGASYVFYAHWDWRFLPLIWGSSTLDWLLGHAIARAGSDRSRKLWLAGTVILNLGVLGIFKYFNFGIDTATVVLGKVGVHVPEVALRVALPIGVSFFTFESMSYVIDVYRRQIEPHRSYVEYLAFVAFFPHLVAGPIVRPRDLLPQLAGKARWNSAEGSEGLFLIAAGLSKKIIIGDYLALNLVDRVFDAPTQYSALECYSAVLGYAVQIYCDFSGYTDIAIGSALLLGVRFPLNFDSPYKAPNIQDFWRRWHISLSTWLRDYLYVPLGGNRKGEARTYVNLMLTMLLGGLWHGANWTFVVWGGLHGAALAVTRAYTAWRARLGVRKRSSPWVHALSVLGTFHLVCVAWIFFRAETFAKASIIFAQLGTLTTYHPNLPAPVLGLLALGLLSHWAPERWYLGAQRVFAQMPAPAQGMALFCVGLALRAMATADAVPFVYFQF